In a single window of the Caproicibacterium sp. BJN0003 genome:
- a CDS encoding glutamate synthase, with protein sequence MKLEAKQMHFRTLNELIRSAADPDVEVNHCLGQRYVGAGLSAKHVVLHGTPGNALAAYLNGATIVVDGNAQDATGDTMNDGEVVIHGSAGDATGYAMRGGKIFVESSIGYRAGIHMKAYQDKIPKLVVGGCAGSFLGEYQAGGVIVVLGIHNPYHYPLVGRFCGTGMHGGKMFLRMDELPFDLPPQVCSKKANEQDLKEVKPLLEEYCNLFKADLKGILDANFYVLTPNTANPYKALYTQNN encoded by the coding sequence ATGAAGTTAGAAGCAAAACAAATGCATTTTCGGACACTGAATGAATTGATTCGTTCTGCGGCGGATCCCGATGTAGAGGTTAATCATTGTTTGGGGCAGCGTTATGTTGGAGCGGGGCTTTCTGCAAAGCATGTGGTGCTCCATGGAACTCCCGGAAATGCACTGGCCGCTTATTTAAATGGTGCGACGATCGTGGTAGACGGCAATGCGCAGGATGCTACCGGAGATACGATGAATGATGGCGAAGTTGTGATTCATGGCAGCGCCGGAGATGCTACCGGTTATGCTATGCGCGGCGGAAAGATTTTTGTGGAAAGCAGTATCGGTTACCGTGCCGGCATTCATATGAAAGCATATCAGGATAAAATTCCAAAGCTGGTGGTCGGTGGCTGTGCAGGGAGCTTTCTTGGAGAATATCAGGCCGGCGGTGTGATTGTGGTCCTTGGAATCCATAATCCGTACCATTATCCATTAGTTGGCAGGTTTTGCGGGACCGGCATGCATGGAGGAAAAATGTTTCTCCGTATGGATGAACTTCCCTTTGACCTGCCCCCGCAGGTGTGCAGCAAAAAGGCTAATGAGCAGGATCTAAAAGAAGTAAAACCCCTTTTGGAGGAGTATTGTAACTTATTTAAGGCGGATCTCAAAGGAATTTTGGATGCCAATTTCTATGTTTTGACGCCAAATACCGCAAACCCTTATAAAGCGCTTTATACACAAAATAATTAA
- a CDS encoding glutamate synthase-related protein: MNINYELPAYEIVRNEARCIGCRLCEEQCANEVHSFDQEHHLMMSDEMKCVNCQRCVAVCPTRALKIIKNDAAFKENHNWSQRAMTEIYRQAESGGMLLSGMGTPNDYPNYWDKLLINASQVTNPSIDPLREPMETRTYLGKKASKIVRNKNGSICTETTPQLKLNMPILFGAMSYGAISYNAHEALAKAAQELGTFYNTGEGGLHEDLYQYGANTIVQVASARFGVHPDYLKAGAAIEIKMGQGAKPGIGGHLTGSKIVEDVSRTRMIPMGTDAISPAPHHDIYSIEDLRQLVYSLKEATEYKKPIIVKIAAVHNVAAIASGIARSGADIIAIDGFRAGTGAAPTRIRDNVGIPIELALAAVDRRLREEGIRGNISLIVSGSIHSSADVVKAIALGADAVYIATAALLAMGCHLCRTCQIGKCNWGIATQRPDLVKRLDPDEASRRLVNLVNGWNHELMEMMGGMGINSVEALRGNRLMLRGIGLNEKELEILGVKHAGE, from the coding sequence ATGAATATCAATTATGAGCTTCCAGCTTATGAAATTGTGCGAAATGAAGCGCGCTGTATTGGATGTCGTCTTTGCGAGGAGCAGTGTGCGAATGAAGTGCATTCTTTTGATCAAGAGCATCATTTGATGATGAGTGATGAAATGAAATGTGTTAACTGCCAGAGATGTGTGGCAGTTTGTCCGACCAGAGCCCTAAAAATTATTAAAAACGATGCGGCATTTAAAGAGAATCATAACTGGTCTCAGAGAGCGATGACAGAAATCTATCGTCAGGCCGAAAGTGGCGGTATGTTGCTTTCCGGAATGGGGACTCCAAATGATTATCCGAATTATTGGGATAAGCTGCTTATCAATGCTTCTCAGGTAACGAATCCTTCGATTGATCCGCTCAGAGAGCCGATGGAAACGCGGACCTATTTGGGTAAAAAAGCATCGAAAATTGTTCGCAATAAAAATGGCTCTATCTGCACGGAGACCACCCCGCAGCTAAAATTAAATATGCCGATTCTTTTTGGTGCCATGAGTTATGGTGCGATCAGTTACAATGCACATGAGGCGCTGGCGAAGGCTGCGCAGGAGCTCGGAACCTTCTATAATACAGGAGAAGGAGGACTTCATGAGGATCTTTATCAGTATGGTGCCAATACAATTGTTCAGGTGGCATCTGCACGGTTTGGAGTTCACCCGGATTATTTGAAAGCCGGCGCAGCAATTGAAATTAAGATGGGGCAGGGCGCAAAACCTGGAATCGGCGGACATTTGACCGGCAGTAAAATTGTAGAAGATGTCTCCCGTACTAGGATGATTCCAATGGGGACCGATGCGATTTCTCCCGCTCCGCATCACGATATTTATTCGATTGAGGATTTGCGGCAGCTAGTTTACTCTTTAAAAGAAGCGACCGAATATAAAAAGCCGATCATTGTAAAGATTGCGGCAGTACATAATGTTGCGGCAATCGCCAGCGGAATTGCAAGAAGTGGAGCGGATATTATTGCAATCGATGGTTTTCGTGCCGGGACCGGTGCGGCGCCTACCAGAATTCGTGATAACGTGGGGATTCCAATTGAACTTGCGCTTGCGGCGGTCGATCGTCGCCTAAGGGAGGAAGGAATCCGCGGCAACATTTCTCTAATCGTTTCCGGGTCTATTCACAGCTCTGCAGATGTTGTGAAAGCCATTGCTCTTGGAGCGGATGCTGTTTATATTGCAACAGCGGCACTTTTGGCGATGGGCTGCCACCTCTGCCGTACTTGCCAGATCGGCAAATGTAATTGGGGGATTGCGACCCAGCGGCCGGATTTGGTAAAGCGTCTGGACCCGGATGAAGCCAGCAGACGGCTTGTAAATCTTGTAAACGGTTGGAATCATGAGCTGATGGAAATGATGGGCGGCATGGGCATTAATTCTGTAGAAGCGCTTCGCGGCAATCGATTGATGCTTCGAGGAATCGGTCTTAATGAAAAGGAACTGGAAATCTTAGGCGTTAAGCATGCCGGTGAATAA
- a CDS encoding class II glutamine amidotransferase, with translation MEKEGQVRIPAGCAISGIFCKDGRRISGGKMIDSIALMHDRSNGLGGGFAGYGIYPENKDSYAFHVFYDSQKAKEECEHFLDHHFDLVNLSKIPIRRHPRITNEPLIWRYFVNPLPTRLRESQLDEREYVMRCVMRINTQIPGEYVFSSGKNMGVFKAVGYPEDVGEFYRLDEYSGYCWTAHGRYPTNTPGWWGGAHPFALLDYSIVHNGEISSYDANRRYIEMYGYKCNLLTDTEVITYIIDYLNRRQGLTMQEVASVIAAPFWGTIEHRPEPERSQLAYLRNTFASLLITGPFSILVGFSGGLMALNDRLKLRSLVAAEKDETVYIASEESAIRKIQPNLDRIWAPRGGEPLIFHLNEGVEC, from the coding sequence ATGGAAAAAGAAGGTCAGGTGCGGATCCCGGCCGGTTGTGCGATTTCTGGAATCTTTTGTAAAGATGGGCGTAGAATCAGCGGAGGAAAGATGATTGATTCGATTGCTTTAATGCATGACCGGAGCAATGGATTAGGCGGTGGATTTGCAGGATATGGAATTTATCCGGAAAATAAGGATAGTTACGCATTCCACGTGTTTTACGACAGCCAAAAGGCCAAAGAAGAATGTGAGCACTTTTTAGACCATCACTTTGATTTGGTGAATTTGTCAAAGATTCCGATTCGACGTCATCCAAGAATTACGAATGAGCCGCTGATCTGGCGATATTTTGTAAATCCTCTGCCAACTCGTTTAAGGGAAAGCCAGTTGGATGAACGCGAATATGTAATGCGTTGTGTCATGAGGATTAATACCCAGATCCCCGGAGAATATGTTTTTTCTTCCGGAAAAAATATGGGCGTTTTCAAAGCGGTTGGATATCCGGAAGACGTAGGCGAGTTTTATCGCTTGGATGAATATTCCGGATATTGCTGGACGGCACACGGACGTTATCCGACCAATACGCCTGGCTGGTGGGGAGGAGCGCATCCGTTTGCACTGCTCGACTACAGTATTGTTCATAATGGGGAAATTTCTTCCTACGATGCGAATCGACGCTATATTGAAATGTATGGCTATAAATGTAATCTTCTCACTGATACGGAGGTCATCACCTATATCATTGATTACCTTAACCGCAGACAGGGACTTACAATGCAGGAAGTTGCCAGTGTGATTGCAGCACCGTTTTGGGGAACAATCGAACATCGGCCGGAGCCTGAGAGAAGTCAGCTCGCTTATTTGCGAAATACCTTTGCAAGCCTTTTGATTACAGGACCCTTTTCAATTCTTGTAGGCTTTTCCGGCGGATTGATGGCGCTCAATGATCGGTTAAAGCTGCGGTCGCTTGTAGCAGCAGAAAAAGATGAGACCGTCTATATTGCCAGCGAGGAAAGTGCAATCCGCAAGATTCAACCGAACCTTGATCGGATTTGGGCACCCCGCGGTGGTGAACCACTGATTTTCCATTTGAATGAGGGGGTAGAGTGCTGA
- a CDS encoding glutamine synthetase III — MSTKCIPELFGKLVFNDTIMKARLPHTTYKALRKTIEDGKPLDISIADPVANAMKDWAVENGCTHFTHWFQPMTGITAEKHDSFISPEANGKVVMEFSGKELVRGEPDASSFPSGGLRATFEARGYTAWDPTSCAFIKGNTLCIPTIFCSYTGEALDKKTPLLRSTEALNKQAMRILKLFGNEDVTSTKTTVGPEQEYFLVDRDMYNQREDMVLTGRTLFGAMPPRGQEMEDHYFGAIKPRVADFMNDLNEELWKLGILAKTEHNEVAPSQHEMAPIFTDTNTATDHNQLTMEIMKKVAEKHNLYCLLHEKPFDGVNGSGKHNNWSMSTNTGVNLLEPGDSPMENAQFLLFLAAVIKAVDEYQDLLRISVATPGNDHRLGANEAPPAVVSMFLGDELTEILESIESGKPYNPKNKESMEVGVTVLPHFPKDSTDRNRTSPFAFTGNKFEFRMLGSSLSVSGPNVVLNTAVAEELEEFADVLEKASDFKKSLHKLIKTVIKEHKRIIFNGDGYNDAWLEEAKKRGLLNLPTTMDALPYFVADKNIKLFTKHKVLTETEIHSRYEILVENYSKTLNIEALTMMDMTSKQILPAVSAYADSISLSAMHKKAVNSALKCTMESSLLEKLSDLTDKTYEELSALGNAVEKASSKKTNKATSDAYCKEVLPAMTSLRESVDKLETLTSKKYWPFPTYSDLLFYPD; from the coding sequence ATGTCAACAAAATGTATTCCCGAATTATTTGGAAAATTGGTGTTCAACGATACCATTATGAAAGCACGTTTGCCCCATACCACTTATAAGGCACTGCGGAAAACGATTGAAGACGGCAAGCCATTGGATATCTCCATTGCTGACCCGGTTGCCAATGCAATGAAAGACTGGGCGGTAGAAAACGGTTGTACCCATTTTACCCATTGGTTCCAGCCGATGACCGGCATCACTGCCGAAAAGCACGATAGCTTTATCAGCCCAGAGGCAAACGGAAAAGTCGTCATGGAATTCTCCGGAAAAGAGTTGGTCCGTGGCGAGCCGGATGCAAGTTCCTTCCCTTCCGGCGGTCTGCGCGCAACTTTTGAAGCTCGCGGCTACACTGCATGGGATCCTACCAGCTGTGCCTTTATCAAAGGCAATACCCTCTGCATTCCTACCATTTTCTGCAGCTATACAGGAGAAGCACTGGATAAGAAAACCCCTCTGCTGCGTTCCACCGAAGCTCTCAACAAACAAGCAATGCGTATTTTGAAGCTCTTTGGAAACGAAGATGTCACAAGCACTAAAACGACTGTCGGCCCCGAGCAGGAGTATTTTCTGGTCGATCGTGACATGTATAACCAGCGGGAAGATATGGTCTTAACCGGACGTACCCTTTTTGGTGCAATGCCTCCCCGTGGCCAGGAGATGGAAGATCACTATTTCGGCGCAATCAAACCTCGAGTCGCTGATTTTATGAACGATTTAAACGAAGAGCTGTGGAAACTCGGCATTCTCGCGAAAACGGAACATAATGAAGTAGCCCCTTCACAGCACGAGATGGCTCCTATTTTCACAGATACCAATACAGCAACGGATCACAATCAGCTGACAATGGAAATCATGAAAAAAGTTGCAGAAAAGCATAATCTTTATTGCCTGCTTCATGAAAAGCCATTCGATGGCGTGAACGGTTCCGGTAAACACAATAACTGGTCTATGTCCACCAATACCGGTGTCAACCTTTTGGAGCCCGGCGACTCTCCTATGGAAAATGCACAGTTTTTGCTCTTCCTTGCCGCAGTCATCAAAGCGGTAGACGAATATCAGGATCTTCTGAGAATCTCCGTTGCAACTCCTGGGAATGATCACCGTTTAGGAGCAAACGAAGCACCACCGGCTGTTGTGTCCATGTTCCTGGGCGATGAACTGACAGAAATTCTGGAAAGTATTGAATCCGGCAAACCGTACAATCCTAAAAATAAAGAAAGCATGGAAGTCGGCGTTACCGTTCTTCCGCATTTCCCCAAAGACTCTACCGACCGGAACCGTACTTCTCCCTTTGCTTTCACCGGCAATAAATTTGAATTCCGTATGCTTGGTTCTTCCCTATCTGTCTCTGGTCCAAACGTTGTTCTGAACACCGCAGTTGCTGAAGAGCTGGAAGAATTTGCAGATGTTTTGGAAAAAGCCTCTGACTTCAAAAAATCCTTGCACAAACTGATTAAAACCGTCATTAAAGAGCATAAACGCATTATCTTTAACGGAGACGGTTATAACGATGCTTGGCTGGAAGAAGCCAAAAAACGTGGCCTGCTGAATCTGCCTACAACAATGGATGCGCTTCCGTATTTTGTTGCCGATAAAAACATCAAGCTCTTTACAAAACATAAAGTCTTAACTGAAACAGAAATTCATTCTCGTTATGAAATTCTGGTCGAAAACTATAGCAAAACGCTCAATATTGAAGCTCTAACAATGATGGATATGACTTCTAAACAGATCCTTCCTGCTGTTTCCGCCTATGCAGACAGCATCAGCCTTTCCGCTATGCACAAAAAAGCGGTTAACAGCGCGCTTAAATGCACCATGGAAAGCTCTCTGTTGGAAAAGTTGTCCGATTTGACTGACAAAACTTATGAAGAATTGTCCGCTTTGGGCAACGCCGTTGAAAAGGCAAGCTCTAAAAAAACAAATAAAGCAACTTCTGACGCTTACTGCAAAGAGGTTCTGCCTGCTATGACATCTTTACGTGAGAGTGTTGACAAATTAGAAACCCTCACTTCGAAAAAATACTGGCCGTTCCCGACTTACAGCGATCTGCTGTTCTACCCGGACTAA
- a CDS encoding ammonium transporter — MDGNTTAIFSAVNTTWVLVGAALVFFMQAGFAMVETGFTRAKNAGNIIMKNMMDFCIGTPIYWLLGFGVMFGGIAASGDVNPILGWFDPMIASNSYSLPAGVDKWSYVIFQTVFCATSATIVSGAMAERTKFISYCIYSACISAFIYPISGHWIWGGGWLAQLGFHDFAGSTAVHMVGGICALIGAKILGPRIGKYDKDGKPKAILGHSLTLGALGCFILWFCWFGFNGASTVGMLSADGNILSADPAVSAGHIFMTTNLAAAVATCTVMIITWVRYKKPDISMTLNGCLAGLVAITAGCDLVDPFGAAMIGLIAGFVVVFGIEFIDKNLKIDDPVGAVGVHCLCGASGTILTGLFATKKGLLYGGGAEFLGIQLLGVISVAIFVSIMITIVFQILNHTIGLRCSKEEELRGLDITEHGIASSYADFMPIAPTVLDGISNGDFSVDTAFNSSVEHAFSVVHMPAPKISSRPGAKMTKVTIIFNEEKVEDMKNAMNCLGVMGMTFTKVMGCGTQKGHAEFYRGVRIEDVALHPKVQLDIIVSAVPVDTVIETAKKTLYTGHIGDGKIFVYNVENVVKVRTGETGYDALQGD; from the coding sequence ATGGATGGTAATACAACTGCAATTTTTTCTGCTGTAAACACCACCTGGGTACTTGTCGGAGCAGCACTGGTCTTCTTTATGCAGGCTGGGTTTGCAATGGTTGAAACCGGCTTTACCCGCGCAAAAAACGCCGGCAACATCATTATGAAAAACATGATGGATTTTTGTATCGGCACCCCCATTTATTGGCTCTTAGGTTTTGGCGTTATGTTTGGCGGAATTGCCGCCAGCGGAGATGTCAATCCAATTCTGGGATGGTTTGATCCCATGATCGCATCAAATTCCTATTCTCTACCCGCTGGAGTGGACAAATGGTCTTATGTAATCTTTCAGACCGTATTTTGTGCTACTTCTGCAACAATCGTTTCCGGTGCTATGGCAGAACGAACAAAATTTATTTCGTACTGCATTTACTCTGCCTGTATCAGTGCTTTCATCTATCCCATTTCAGGGCACTGGATTTGGGGCGGCGGCTGGCTGGCCCAGCTCGGATTTCATGATTTTGCCGGTTCCACTGCTGTTCACATGGTCGGTGGCATCTGTGCTCTGATCGGCGCAAAAATTCTCGGACCCCGTATCGGCAAATACGACAAAGATGGAAAACCAAAAGCAATTCTTGGTCACAGTCTGACCCTTGGCGCTCTTGGCTGCTTTATTCTTTGGTTCTGCTGGTTCGGATTTAACGGTGCTTCCACAGTAGGAATGCTCAGTGCTGACGGCAATATACTTTCTGCTGACCCGGCAGTTTCTGCTGGTCATATCTTCATGACAACAAATTTGGCTGCCGCTGTGGCTACCTGCACTGTCATGATCATTACCTGGGTTCGTTATAAAAAACCTGATATTTCGATGACACTGAACGGCTGCCTAGCCGGTTTAGTTGCAATCACCGCAGGCTGTGATTTAGTCGATCCTTTTGGCGCTGCTATGATCGGTCTGATTGCCGGATTTGTCGTGGTTTTTGGCATTGAATTTATTGACAAAAATCTAAAGATTGATGATCCGGTCGGCGCAGTTGGCGTCCATTGTCTGTGCGGTGCAAGCGGTACTATCCTCACTGGCCTTTTCGCAACGAAAAAAGGACTGCTCTATGGCGGCGGCGCAGAATTTCTTGGCATCCAGCTCCTCGGCGTAATTTCTGTAGCAATTTTTGTTTCTATCATGATTACCATTGTGTTCCAAATTCTCAACCATACCATTGGACTGCGCTGCAGTAAAGAAGAAGAGCTCCGTGGTCTCGATATCACCGAGCACGGCATTGCTTCTTCCTATGCAGACTTTATGCCGATTGCTCCAACCGTTCTGGATGGAATCAGCAATGGTGACTTTTCTGTTGATACCGCGTTTAACTCTTCTGTCGAACATGCCTTCTCTGTAGTGCACATGCCTGCTCCCAAAATTTCCAGCAGACCGGGAGCTAAAATGACAAAAGTCACAATCATTTTTAATGAAGAAAAAGTAGAAGACATGAAAAATGCCATGAACTGTCTTGGCGTGATGGGCATGACCTTCACAAAAGTTATGGGATGCGGTACACAAAAAGGCCATGCAGAATTTTACCGCGGTGTAAGAATTGAGGATGTCGCTCTCCATCCAAAGGTACAGCTTGATATCATCGTCTCCGCCGTTCCGGTAGACACGGTGATCGAAACTGCCAAAAAGACACTCTATACAGGCCACATCGGTGACGGCAAGATCTTCGTTTACAACGTTGAAAATGTCGTAAAGGTTCGTACCGGCGAAACCGGATATGACGCTCTGCAGGGCGACTAA
- the lepB gene encoding signal peptidase I, with translation MEQQEKNDGLKKEFFSWLRTIVLTVVITLLFCQFIARPSRVDGRSMENTFYNNDMVILWELNYKPQRGDVIVCNNKNPLNENLIKRVIALPGDQITVRNGTVTVNGEQLNEPYVKEAVWSGYNVQMTVPEGKIFLMGDNRNNSADSRMIGPLDTSAIIGKAVFRFFPFDRFGSVS, from the coding sequence ATGGAACAACAAGAAAAAAATGATGGGCTTAAAAAGGAATTTTTCAGCTGGTTGCGCACGATTGTGCTGACGGTTGTTATTACATTATTATTTTGCCAATTTATAGCAAGACCAAGCAGAGTAGATGGAAGAAGTATGGAAAATACTTTTTATAATAATGATATGGTCATTCTTTGGGAGCTCAATTATAAACCACAGCGTGGAGATGTTATCGTGTGCAACAACAAAAACCCGCTCAATGAGAACCTCATTAAGAGAGTGATTGCACTTCCGGGGGATCAGATTACCGTTCGAAACGGTACAGTTACGGTCAACGGGGAACAGCTTAATGAACCCTATGTCAAAGAAGCGGTATGGAGCGGATATAATGTCCAAATGACCGTTCCTGAAGGTAAGATCTTTTTGATGGGCGATAATCGAAATAATTCAGCTGACAGCCGCATGATCGGACCTTTAGACACTTCAGCAATTATTGGAAAAGCTGTATTTCGGTTTTTCCCGTTTGATCGATTTGGCTCAGTTTCATAA
- a CDS encoding 2-oxo acid dehydrogenase subunit E2, whose amino-acid sequence MDSEIFNLQRRTVAHMTSLSWKNVPHVSYVYEPDITDFYNDFLKLAEERKGLGYKITFNTMMLKVVAEGLLASPELNSYIEYHYKKTEGSTHILDEINISIPWLLSDGKMIPPAIPNVGKLSLNEIAEYMLNLSKRVEKTNMDEMLYRAAFADTVNELKKFHLTIIRRIIATQITRHRVKGLKGKEKEDYYKIPEKERLTEKDIMSGTVTVSNIGPLYKEQKGAFALLEIVPPQVFAVEIGSIQERPGVYIQKDGNKGIGIRKILPMCLVFDHRAVDFNSIIPFLKRLDEIFAKPSVICQW is encoded by the coding sequence ATGGATTCTGAGATATTTAACCTGCAAAGAAGAACAGTTGCACACATGACTTCACTTTCATGGAAGAACGTACCGCATGTGTCGTATGTATATGAGCCTGATATCACTGACTTTTATAATGACTTTTTAAAACTTGCCGAGGAACGAAAAGGGCTTGGATATAAAATTACGTTTAATACAATGATGCTGAAAGTGGTTGCCGAGGGGTTATTGGCATCACCAGAATTAAATTCCTATATAGAATATCATTACAAGAAAACCGAAGGCTCAACACATATTCTTGATGAAATCAATATTTCAATACCATGGCTTTTATCTGACGGTAAAATGATTCCCCCAGCGATCCCTAATGTTGGCAAGCTGTCACTCAATGAAATTGCTGAGTATATGTTAAATCTATCAAAAAGAGTAGAAAAAACCAATATGGATGAGATGCTGTATAGAGCTGCATTTGCTGATACAGTGAATGAATTAAAGAAATTTCATTTGACGATCATAAGAAGAATCATTGCGACTCAAATTACCAGACATAGGGTAAAAGGACTGAAGGGTAAGGAAAAAGAAGATTATTATAAGATACCGGAAAAGGAACGTTTAACAGAAAAAGATATCATGTCCGGTACCGTAACGGTGTCGAATATAGGACCGCTATATAAAGAGCAAAAAGGTGCTTTTGCACTGTTGGAAATTGTACCCCCACAGGTTTTTGCGGTTGAAATTGGATCGATTCAGGAACGGCCGGGCGTGTATATACAAAAAGATGGAAACAAAGGAATTGGCATCAGAAAGATACTTCCGATGTGTTTAGTATTTGACCATAGAGCAGTTGATTTTAATTCTATTATTCCATTTCTAAAAAGACTTGACGAAATTTTTGCAAAACCAAGTGTGATTTGTCAGTGGTAA
- a CDS encoding TetR/AcrR family transcriptional regulator — translation MDKKRITSKFKQTRSANTRQAIVEAAESCFCQKGYFETSMKELAAAAKVSVGSFYFYFKDKDELLMEVYRNQNERFIQTISNSLHKTAQYKADRKAWLHEFILDLLQTYGKSAKMRSELRVLNYENSKISRQKGLISEQALSHIMKSIENSPMINDLKVKNSRIAILMVTDIVNFTYDRIADENEYQEDNKNDIIEECFDIVYKYLFL, via the coding sequence ATGGACAAAAAAAGAATTACCAGTAAATTTAAGCAGACCCGCAGCGCCAACACCAGGCAAGCCATAGTGGAAGCGGCTGAATCATGCTTTTGTCAAAAAGGATATTTTGAAACATCTATGAAAGAGCTGGCAGCTGCTGCAAAGGTATCGGTTGGAAGTTTTTATTTTTATTTTAAAGACAAAGATGAACTTTTAATGGAAGTTTATCGAAATCAGAATGAGCGGTTCATTCAAACAATCAGCAATTCGCTCCATAAAACCGCACAATATAAAGCAGATAGAAAAGCTTGGCTTCATGAGTTTATTTTGGACTTGCTCCAAACTTATGGAAAATCGGCAAAAATGAGATCTGAGCTGAGGGTCCTCAATTATGAGAATTCTAAAATTTCCCGGCAAAAAGGATTAATTTCTGAGCAAGCATTAAGCCATATTATGAAGTCTATTGAAAATTCGCCTATGATTAACGACTTAAAAGTGAAAAATTCACGGATTGCGATTTTGATGGTTACCGATATCGTAAATTTCACCTATGATCGTATTGCCGACGAAAACGAATACCAAGAAGACAATAAAAATGATATTATCGAAGAATGCTTTGACATCGTTTATAAGTATCTATTTTTATAA
- a CDS encoding bile acid:sodium symporter family protein, which produces MNALKKLSDLAGKYMAVLSLAVAVVALISPHAFTWAAPHVTLLLGIVMFGMGLTLKLSDFREVFRRPKDVFAGFLFQFTVMPLLAFALAKIFQLPAELAVGVILVGTCPGGTSSNVMTYLAKGDVALSVSMTMVSTLAAPLMTPLLTWWLAGTWVSVSFWGMFLSICQVVLLPIALGLIVHKLFGDKVTAFSDVLPLISVTAIVLIIGAVVGGNAAKIMTSGLLICVVVVLHNMCGYGLGFLGAKLLGMDEAKRNAVAIEVGMQNSGLAVTLATAHFSPAAAIPGAIFSVWHNFSGSIVANLMANHMRKISDSANTQEK; this is translated from the coding sequence ATGAATGCTTTAAAAAAACTGAGTGATCTTGCCGGAAAATATATGGCAGTTCTCTCGCTGGCCGTCGCTGTTGTTGCACTGATTTCTCCACATGCCTTTACCTGGGCTGCTCCCCATGTTACGCTCCTGTTGGGAATCGTGATGTTTGGCATGGGCCTGACGTTGAAACTTTCTGACTTTAGAGAGGTCTTTCGCAGACCGAAGGATGTTTTTGCGGGTTTCCTGTTTCAGTTTACAGTTATGCCGCTCCTCGCATTCGCATTGGCAAAAATTTTCCAGTTGCCGGCGGAATTGGCGGTAGGTGTAATCCTGGTTGGCACTTGCCCGGGCGGAACGTCTTCCAACGTTATGACTTATCTGGCAAAGGGTGACGTGGCTCTTTCTGTTAGCATGACGATGGTTTCCACTCTCGCAGCGCCGTTAATGACGCCGTTGCTGACTTGGTGGCTTGCCGGGACATGGGTGTCGGTATCTTTCTGGGGAATGTTTCTTTCCATCTGTCAGGTCGTTTTGCTTCCAATTGCGCTTGGACTAATTGTTCACAAGCTGTTTGGGGATAAAGTTACGGCATTCAGCGATGTGCTGCCGTTGATTTCTGTAACCGCTATTGTGCTGATTATCGGTGCCGTTGTCGGTGGGAATGCAGCAAAGATCATGACAAGCGGCCTTTTGATCTGTGTAGTGGTTGTTCTTCATAATATGTGCGGTTACGGTCTTGGCTTTCTCGGTGCAAAACTGCTTGGGATGGATGAAGCAAAGCGCAACGCCGTTGCGATTGAAGTTGGCATGCAGAATTCCGGTCTGGCTGTTACCCTTGCCACTGCGCACTTTTCACCGGCCGCCGCAATTCCGGGCGCAATCTTTAGTGTTTGGCACAATTTTTCCGGTTCGATCGTCGCAAATTTGATGGCAAATCATATGAGGAAGATTTCCGATTCTGCTAATACGCAGGAAAAATGA